In one Lycium barbarum isolate Lr01 chromosome 7, ASM1917538v2, whole genome shotgun sequence genomic region, the following are encoded:
- the LOC132601423 gene encoding uncharacterized protein LOC132601423, protein MVDPKKIEAVRDWVRPTSVAEIRSFVGLASYYRWFVKGFASVASHLTCLTQKEEMKVIAYDSRQLKIHEKNYPTHDLELASRDLNSRHQRLMELLKDYDITILYHLGKENIVADGLSRIFSSMGRLLVCVEARSLFLEQIKVNQFEDASLCKIRDKVLSGKAKEAMIDNEAILRIKRRCLNCQQVKYEHQRLGGLSGIHPVFHVSISKRYRGDGSFVIGWDSVLLDENLSYEEELIAILDREVRKLRTKEIASVEVQWKNCPVEEATWETESNMRPWIDVGILDEKLVKNQRLLVGRDRCSKSAVAVRRLPP, encoded by the exons atggttgatcctaagaagattgaggcagtgagagATTGGGTTAGGCCTACATCAGTGGCAGAGATTCGTAGCTTTGTGGGGTTAGCCAGTTACTATCGttggttcgtgaaggggtttgcttctGTTGCTTCACACTTGACTTgtttgactcagaaagaa GAAatgaaggtgattgcttatgatTCCAGACAGctaaagattcatgagaagaactatcccactcatgatttggagttggcatcG agggatcttaattctaggcatcAGAGAttgatggagttgcttaaggattacgatattactattttgtatcatcttGGCAAGGAAAACATTGTAGCAGATGGATTGAGCAGGATATTTTctagtatgg GTAGATTGTTGGTttgtgttgaggcgagatcaTTGTTTCTGGAACAGATTAAGGTAAACCAATTCGAGGATGCGAGTTTGTGCAAGATTCGCGACAAGGTTTTGAGTGGTAAGGctaaggaggccatgattgataatGAGGCCATTCTGAGGATTAAGAGGCGT TgtttaaattgtcagcaggttaagtacGAGCACCAAAGACTTGGAG GTTTGTCTGGCattcatccggtgtttcatgtcTCTATTTCGAAGAGATATCGTGGTGATGGTTCTTTTGTCATTGGTTGGGATTCAGTCTTGTTAGACGAGAACTTGTCTTATGAGGAAGAGcttattgctattctagatagggaGGTTCGTAAGTTGAGGACTAAGGAGATTGCATCAGTGGAGGTTCAGTGGAAGAACTGCCctgttgaggaagctacttgggagactgaatcAAATATGA GGCCTTGgattgatgttgggattttggATGAAAAACTGGTGAAAAACCAGAGATTACTGGTCGGACGTGACCGCTGCAGCAAGTCCGCCGTCGCGGTTCGCCGATTGCCACCGTGA